One window of Sphingobacteriales bacterium genomic DNA carries:
- a CDS encoding cation-translocating P-type ATPase translates to MNKGKLPNLPAENWHLLDIEEVLTRLKTEKTGLDREKAAQRFIQYGANELKIKGQSNTFSILIRQFTDFMILVLFGAAVISGIIGDITDTLIILAIIILNAAIGFFQEYKAGQAMNALKKMAAPNANILCNGQINTISASDLVPGDLVLLEAGNIVPADLRLIETVMLKVDESTLTGESVSVEKHTLPIVEAIINTADFLNMAFKGTVVTTGTGLGVVTATGMNTEFGKIARMLQTDTVKTPLQKRLALFSRRLAFAFFIICGIVFFTGIFKGEKPVLMLLTAISLAVAAIPEALPAMVTISLSLGAKRMAKNNALIRKLPAVETLGSVTYICTDKTGTLTFNKMSVKSGLIGAKQYTDQDLECVKNLPDAKMLLIAAALNNDVSKNEAKEIIGDPTEIALFDFAQTNGYFKNELLKSYPEILHFPFEAVRKCMTTIHRLPDNEGFISFTKGAVDVLLDFSTNLNAEEKAAKEESVNQLSSNGYRVIGFSMKTMKELPQNPVVETFEQDTTFLGALGMIDPIRPEAAKAIEICNKAGIKTVMITGDHPATARYIAKKLGILQSKNDLILTGAELLSLPDEELSAKAEQVRVYARVNPEQKYNIIQLLQSKGQVVAMTGDGVNDAPALKNADIGVAMAITGSDVSKEAANMILLDDNFATIVRAVKEGRRIYDNIRKFVKFIMSGNSAEIFTILIAPLLGLPIPLLPIHILWINLVTDGLPSLALAAETSEDDVMNRKPKKVQEGFFADGVGLQIVINGLFIGIVTLGIQYWSVYLQNPNWQTLVFTTLCFCQLALALAIRSNRKSLFSKSLFSNKFLLFTILATVLIQLCLIYIPFLNSVFKTAPLTLIELSVAFGAGMLVIFMVETGKLIDRFRYKHPEFKR, encoded by the coding sequence ATGAACAAGGGGAAATTACCCAACCTACCTGCTGAAAATTGGCATTTACTCGATATTGAAGAAGTTTTAACCCGTCTTAAAACAGAAAAAACAGGGTTGGACAGAGAAAAAGCTGCTCAACGGTTTATTCAATACGGGGCGAATGAGTTAAAGATAAAAGGGCAAAGCAATACCTTTTCTATCTTAATCAGGCAGTTTACCGATTTTATGATATTGGTACTGTTTGGTGCTGCTGTAATATCCGGAATAATCGGTGATATAACAGATACCTTGATCATTCTGGCTATTATTATACTGAATGCAGCGATTGGATTTTTTCAGGAATATAAAGCAGGGCAAGCCATGAACGCTTTAAAAAAAATGGCTGCTCCCAATGCTAATATTCTATGTAACGGGCAAATAAACACAATATCTGCTTCAGACTTAGTGCCCGGCGACCTGGTTTTGCTTGAAGCCGGAAATATAGTACCCGCAGATTTGCGGCTGATTGAAACTGTAATGCTTAAAGTTGATGAATCTACTTTAACCGGCGAATCTGTTTCCGTAGAAAAACATACACTCCCCATCGTTGAAGCAATCATAAATACCGCCGATTTTTTAAACATGGCATTTAAAGGAACCGTTGTAACAACCGGTACCGGTTTGGGGGTAGTAACCGCAACAGGAATGAATACGGAGTTTGGCAAAATTGCCCGGATGCTGCAAACCGATACTGTTAAAACTCCTTTACAAAAAAGATTAGCCCTTTTCAGCCGCCGCTTAGCCTTTGCGTTCTTCATAATATGCGGTATAGTTTTTTTTACCGGTATCTTTAAAGGTGAAAAGCCGGTGCTGATGTTACTGACTGCCATTTCATTAGCGGTAGCTGCTATTCCTGAAGCATTACCGGCTATGGTAACTATTTCGCTTTCGCTTGGCGCAAAACGAATGGCTAAAAACAATGCCCTGATTCGTAAATTGCCGGCAGTTGAAACGCTTGGCTCTGTTACCTATATCTGTACTGATAAAACCGGAACTTTGACCTTTAACAAAATGTCGGTTAAATCAGGTTTGATAGGTGCCAAGCAATATACAGATCAAGACTTAGAGTGTGTTAAAAATCTGCCTGATGCTAAAATGTTGTTGATTGCAGCGGCTCTCAATAATGATGTGTCCAAAAACGAAGCTAAAGAGATTATTGGAGACCCTACAGAAATTGCCCTATTTGACTTTGCTCAAACCAACGGTTATTTTAAAAATGAGTTGCTCAAGTCCTATCCTGAAATTCTGCATTTTCCATTTGAGGCCGTTCGTAAATGTATGACCACCATACACCGATTACCGGATAACGAAGGGTTCATTTCATTTACCAAAGGTGCAGTAGATGTTTTACTGGATTTTTCAACAAATCTGAATGCTGAAGAAAAAGCAGCAAAGGAAGAATCTGTAAACCAACTATCATCCAATGGATATCGGGTAATTGGTTTTTCAATGAAAACAATGAAGGAATTACCCCAAAATCCCGTTGTCGAAACCTTTGAACAAGACACTACTTTTTTAGGAGCATTGGGTATGATTGATCCAATTCGACCCGAAGCTGCCAAAGCCATTGAGATTTGTAATAAAGCAGGTATTAAAACTGTCATGATAACAGGAGATCATCCTGCAACAGCAAGGTATATCGCAAAAAAATTGGGCATTTTACAATCTAAAAATGATTTGATATTGACCGGTGCAGAATTGCTTTCTTTGCCCGACGAAGAATTATCTGCAAAAGCAGAACAGGTAAGGGTTTATGCCCGGGTAAATCCGGAACAGAAATACAATATTATCCAACTTTTGCAAAGCAAGGGACAAGTAGTTGCTATGACCGGAGATGGGGTCAATGATGCTCCGGCACTAAAAAATGCTGATATTGGTGTAGCAATGGCAATTACCGGTTCAGATGTATCAAAAGAAGCTGCAAATATGATTTTGCTGGATGATAATTTTGCGACCATTGTCAGGGCGGTAAAGGAAGGGCGAAGAATATACGACAATATCCGAAAGTTTGTCAAGTTTATTATGTCGGGCAATTCCGCCGAAATTTTCACCATTCTAATTGCCCCTTTGTTGGGACTTCCTATTCCATTGTTACCCATCCATATTCTTTGGATCAATCTGGTAACGGACGGTTTGCCAAGTTTAGCCTTAGCTGCGGAAACATCAGAAGACGACGTAATGAACCGAAAACCCAAAAAGGTTCAGGAAGGATTTTTTGCTGATGGGGTTGGATTGCAAATTGTTATCAACGGGTTGTTTATTGGCATCGTTACGTTGGGGATTCAATACTGGTCAGTTTACCTGCAAAATCCCAATTGGCAAACTTTGGTTTTCACCACATTATGTTTTTGTCAGTTAGCTTTAGCCTTAGCCATCCGGTCAAACCGAAAATCTTTATTCAGTAAATCTTTGTTTTCTAATAAATTCCTGCTTTTTACTATATTGGCAACCGTACTTATTCAATTATGCCTGATTTATATACCTTTCTTAAATTCAGTTTTTAAAACTGCCCCTCTTACTTTGATTGAATTGTCTGTTGCTTTTGGTGCCGGAATGTTGGTGATTTTCATGGTTGAAACCGGAAAACTTATAGATAGATTTCGCTATAAACATCCTGAATTTAAGCGATGA
- a CDS encoding fatty acid desaturase family protein, giving the protein MTTVRQFLSAEEISRLRKKSNLKAIFEILHTWGWIAFAFTLAGLFPNIFTIIIALFILGGKQLACAIIMHDASHYALFKSKKLNEWVGNWLGAYPIFHNVSQYRPYHLQHHINTGSERDPDLNLTNGYPTTKASMVRKFLRDLSGITGLKGYIGVFAMHLGLLQYNLGGEVIKTPKEQRTLKHIAANAYKNLTYPFLSQAVLFLVFWLVGSPWLYLLWIGALLTTNNFCLRVRSMAEHSMVPDRTQELTNTRTTYANWLERMLFAPHYVNFHVEHHLLMNAPPYNYPLMHKLLKERGYYKQGGLLENGYWKIMKMAVLTNSSDIL; this is encoded by the coding sequence ATGACCACAGTCAGACAATTTTTAAGTGCTGAAGAAATCAGCAGGCTTCGCAAGAAATCAAATCTGAAAGCAATTTTTGAAATTCTCCATACGTGGGGTTGGATTGCTTTTGCTTTCACTTTGGCCGGTTTGTTTCCAAATATCTTTACAATTATCATTGCGTTATTTATTTTGGGCGGAAAGCAATTAGCCTGCGCTATCATTATGCACGATGCCTCGCATTATGCGTTGTTTAAATCAAAAAAGTTAAACGAATGGGTAGGAAACTGGTTGGGTGCTTATCCTATTTTTCATAATGTTTCCCAGTATCGCCCATATCATTTACAGCATCATATAAACACCGGATCAGAAAGAGACCCTGATCTGAACCTTACTAATGGTTACCCAACCACTAAAGCCAGCATGGTCAGAAAATTTTTGCGGGATTTATCAGGAATTACCGGTCTAAAAGGATATATCGGTGTGTTTGCTATGCACTTGGGTTTATTACAATACAACCTGGGTGGTGAAGTGATCAAAACACCCAAAGAGCAGAGAACGTTAAAGCATATAGCTGCAAATGCCTATAAAAATCTGACCTATCCTTTCCTATCTCAGGCGGTACTTTTTTTAGTTTTCTGGTTGGTGGGCTCGCCTTGGTTATATTTGCTTTGGATTGGGGCATTGCTTACGACCAATAATTTTTGTTTGCGGGTCAGGTCAATGGCAGAACATAGTATGGTGCCCGACCGAACGCAGGAACTTACTAACACCCGGACTACTTATGCCAACTGGTTAGAGCGTATGTTGTTTGCTCCACACTATGTCAACTTTCATGTTGAACATCATTTACTGATGAACGCTCCTCCTTACAATTACCCGCTCATGCACAAGTTGTTAAAAGAACGCGGATATTATAAACAAGGGGGACTTTTGGAAAATGGGTACTGGAAAATTATGAAAATGGCAGTCCTTACTAATTCCTCTGACATTTTATGA
- a CDS encoding bifunctional metallophosphatase/5'-nucleotidase, whose translation MKRFIQIFTFFILITSLTSSCKQSKTVQKTKDDGIIEVVFLHLNDLYEITPLEGGKTGGLARVATVRKNLLKNNPNTFTILAGDFLSPSLIGTVKYEGERIKGRHMVDMLNNLGLDWVTFGNHEFDINEHELQSRLNESKFGWVSSNVWHKRGDYTMPFAKVSNGTEERFPETVVLEVKDADGTSAKVGLLGVTLPYTKTDYVEYSDVFESAEKAVKELKSKSDIIVALTHLDVDDDKKLAAHLPDIKLLMGGHDHDNMYYKVGESIVAKADANVKTVYVHRLIINKNTNKTNIISNLVPINDKITDDPDMVETAQKWNDIANSSFSQMGFNMSEVLIHIDPANPWDGRESTVRHKPSNLGQLIAKSMKAAYPYAECALLNSGSIRVDDQLSGDITQFDILRTLPFGGYTVGVEMKGSLLDKVLQAGLKNKTKGGYLQWADIIPDANNQFFVSNQPINPDKVYFVVLPDFLLTGVETNLQFLKPDNPEIIKIHKPDPNDKTDFRNDIRQVVMEYIKKL comes from the coding sequence ATGAAGCGTTTTATCCAAATCTTTACGTTTTTCATCCTTATTACAAGTTTAACCTCTTCTTGCAAACAAAGCAAAACGGTCCAAAAAACCAAAGACGACGGGATTATTGAAGTTGTTTTTTTGCACCTAAACGACTTATATGAAATAACACCTTTGGAGGGCGGGAAAACGGGAGGTTTGGCCAGAGTGGCTACTGTCAGAAAAAACCTGTTAAAAAACAACCCAAATACTTTTACAATTCTTGCCGGAGATTTTCTAAGCCCCTCTTTAATCGGAACAGTAAAATATGAAGGAGAACGGATTAAAGGACGTCACATGGTAGATATGCTCAACAACTTAGGATTAGATTGGGTTACTTTTGGCAATCATGAGTTTGACATTAATGAACATGAACTTCAAAGCCGGTTAAATGAATCCAAATTCGGGTGGGTTTCTTCTAATGTTTGGCATAAACGGGGAGATTACACTATGCCTTTTGCAAAAGTTAGTAATGGAACCGAAGAGCGGTTTCCTGAGACTGTAGTGTTAGAGGTGAAAGATGCTGATGGAACTTCTGCCAAAGTAGGCTTATTGGGAGTTACTTTACCATATACAAAGACCGATTATGTTGAGTATTCAGATGTGTTTGAATCGGCAGAAAAAGCAGTCAAAGAACTTAAAAGCAAATCGGATATTATAGTTGCGCTGACACATTTAGATGTGGATGATGATAAAAAACTGGCTGCCCATTTACCCGATATTAAATTGTTAATGGGAGGACATGACCACGACAATATGTATTATAAAGTCGGCGAGAGCATAGTGGCAAAAGCAGATGCAAATGTAAAAACAGTTTATGTACACCGGTTGATTATCAACAAAAACACTAATAAAACTAACATCATTTCCAACCTTGTACCAATAAACGATAAGATTACGGATGACCCTGATATGGTTGAAACTGCTCAGAAATGGAATGATATTGCCAATAGCAGTTTTTCACAAATGGGATTTAACATGAGTGAAGTGCTGATTCATATAGATCCTGCCAATCCCTGGGATGGAAGAGAGAGTACCGTCAGGCACAAACCCAGCAATCTTGGGCAATTGATAGCAAAATCTATGAAGGCCGCATATCCCTATGCTGAATGTGCTTTGCTTAACAGTGGGTCAATTCGGGTTGACGATCAATTGAGTGGGGACATTACTCAATTCGACATTTTGCGTACTCTGCCATTTGGAGGTTATACTGTTGGCGTAGAGATGAAAGGCAGTCTTTTGGATAAAGTTTTACAAGCAGGTTTAAAAAATAAAACAAAAGGTGGTTATCTGCAATGGGCAGATATTATACCCGATGCCAATAATCAGTTTTTTGTCAGCAACCAACCTATTAATCCCGACAAGGTTTATTTTGTTGTTTTGCCTGATTTTCTGCTTACCGGTGTTGAAACTAACCTACAATTTTTGAAACCCGATAATCCCGAAATTATTAAGATACATAAACCCGATCCGAATGACAAAACTGATTTCAGAAATGATATCAGACAGGTTGTTATGGAATATATCAAAAAATTGTAG
- a CDS encoding protein kinase codes for MLLQNRYEYNPLTDALADGSAAKVYVAYDNVAETPVIIKFYHAVSVEHHTFQNNMERIKQLNHPNLVQLFDYFVLETINHLGQSTQVKVGVWEYVPGNTVELPLSNEQTESTLRSTIKGLEYLYQNGCAHLDLESDNILITSDGQVKLNNYEITNTDPENEPNIKKDLKGIGEVLHLYCTGKPPKNNFPKSIETGIREVYAVIIRKCLKNEANSVSEILDSLDNYERNKRFEEVLPLQTKQAQSRYTFEMTEDILQDTNHSYLISAYDNLLDKPVTLEIFKEDPNRTLLQQINQSQYSYLFKIELPDEAEGSKTALAGIVSKSSAESDDNHLIALLSQEEPVSNVSGDTATLEANSAHETEDKHQATENLDDNLTDVEADSQLSDNKTTDSNKENNSIFVIEVKDYIQAPHASNNETEELEQNEISIILPPDDVNELSEVAISNDENAIQNAIHVEIGQHELMPDGELDESHFNTEVIVKKAIEQVNADLGKEIHEIQEWQKMIDEKTGENTNNSNEQTEITGNFAPTGLIKIEALSQLREDLDNANENEDSVEKDRYIDIAINTLKNNKETEETDTTDTQHFENEAMEQVRKDLEKLLSENDKDETNKEV; via the coding sequence ATGCTGTTGCAAAATCGCTATGAATACAATCCTTTAACCGATGCTCTTGCAGATGGAAGTGCTGCGAAAGTATATGTGGCTTACGATAATGTTGCTGAAACACCGGTGATAATTAAATTTTATCATGCTGTTTCTGTTGAACATCATACTTTTCAAAACAACATGGAAAGGATAAAACAATTAAATCATCCTAATCTGGTTCAGCTATTCGATTATTTTGTGTTAGAAACCATTAATCATCTCGGACAAAGTACACAAGTTAAAGTTGGGGTTTGGGAATATGTTCCTGGAAATACAGTGGAGTTGCCGTTAAGCAATGAACAAACCGAATCAACCTTGCGCTCAACTATTAAAGGTTTAGAATATTTATACCAAAACGGCTGTGCACATTTAGATCTTGAATCTGATAATATTCTTATCACATCAGATGGTCAGGTCAAATTAAATAATTATGAAATCACCAATACTGATCCTGAAAATGAACCCAATATTAAAAAAGATCTGAAGGGTATTGGTGAAGTGCTTCATTTATATTGTACCGGCAAACCACCGAAAAATAATTTTCCAAAATCAATTGAAACCGGAATACGGGAAGTGTATGCTGTAATCATCCGAAAATGCTTGAAAAATGAAGCCAACTCCGTTTCAGAAATATTGGATTCTTTAGACAACTATGAAAGAAACAAACGCTTTGAGGAAGTATTGCCTCTTCAAACAAAACAAGCACAGAGCAGATATACTTTTGAAATGACTGAAGATATTCTTCAAGATACCAATCATTCATACTTAATCAGCGCCTATGATAATTTACTAGATAAACCGGTAACTCTTGAAATCTTTAAAGAGGATCCAAATCGAACTTTACTTCAACAAATTAACCAAAGCCAGTATTCTTATCTTTTCAAAATTGAATTGCCCGATGAAGCCGAAGGCTCTAAAACTGCTTTGGCAGGAATCGTTTCAAAATCTTCTGCAGAGTCTGATGACAACCATTTGATTGCCTTACTTTCACAGGAAGAGCCTGTTTCAAATGTTTCCGGAGATACAGCTACCTTAGAAGCAAATTCAGCACATGAGACTGAAGATAAACATCAAGCAACAGAAAATTTGGATGATAACTTAACGGATGTTGAAGCAGATTCTCAACTATCGGATAATAAAACAACTGATTCAAACAAAGAAAATAACAGCATTTTTGTCATAGAGGTCAAAGATTATATTCAAGCCCCCCATGCTTCAAATAACGAAACAGAAGAACTTGAACAAAACGAAATAAGTATAATTTTGCCACCTGACGATGTAAATGAGCTGAGCGAAGTTGCTATAAGCAATGATGAAAACGCAATTCAGAATGCCATTCATGTTGAAATTGGTCAGCATGAGTTAATGCCGGACGGGGAACTTGATGAAAGTCATTTCAATACTGAAGTTATTGTGAAAAAAGCCATAGAGCAAGTGAATGCTGATTTAGGAAAAGAGATTCATGAAATACAAGAATGGCAAAAAATGATTGATGAAAAAACAGGTGAAAACACAAATAACTCCAACGAACAAACAGAGATTACCGGAAACTTTGCCCCAACCGGACTTATAAAAATAGAAGCACTTTCACAATTGCGGGAAGATTTAGATAATGCGAACGAAAACGAGGACAGTGTTGAAAAGGACCGATATATAGACATTGCCATTAATACTCTTAAGAATAATAAGGAAACAGAAGAAACAGATACCACTGATACTCAACATTTTGAAAATGAAGCTATGGAGCAGGTTAGAAAAGATCTGGAAAAATTGCTTTCGGAAAACGATAAGGACGAAACCAATAAAGAAGTTTAA
- the greA gene encoding transcription elongation factor GreA, which yields MMEIKYYTPEGLENLKKELQTLKTTGRSEMSKQIAEAREKGDLSENAEYDAAKEAQGMLERKIAQLEAELAVARILDESKLDISKVAILSKVKLKNLSLNKIMEYMLVTEVEADVKSGKISVNTPIAKGLLGKSVGEVVEVNVPSGTLKFEILEISR from the coding sequence ATCATGGAAATCAAATATTATACACCTGAAGGGTTGGAGAATTTGAAAAAGGAATTACAAACTCTAAAAACAACAGGCCGCTCTGAAATGTCTAAACAAATTGCTGAAGCCAGAGAGAAAGGCGACTTGTCGGAAAATGCAGAATACGATGCTGCTAAAGAAGCACAAGGAATGTTGGAACGAAAAATAGCTCAATTAGAAGCTGAATTAGCAGTTGCCAGAATTTTAGACGAAAGTAAATTAGATATCTCTAAAGTAGCAATTCTGTCTAAGGTTAAGCTAAAAAACCTTTCCCTTAATAAAATAATGGAGTATATGCTTGTAACGGAAGTTGAAGCAGATGTTAAATCAGGTAAAATCTCAGTAAATACACCAATTGCCAAAGGGCTGCTCGGCAAATCAGTAGGAGAAGTCGTTGAGGTTAATGTTCCTTCCGGTACACTGAAGTTCGAAATCCTGGAAATATCGAGATAG
- a CDS encoding PorV/PorQ family protein, with protein MKKVLTLFIIFALCFITQSHIFAGNKDRAGQAGATELLINPWAQSTGLHGMNSSLVKGAEAMRNNVAGLSFINKTQLVFANTMWLQGSGVNINAIGFAQRIGESNVLGVNVFSMGFGEIPVTLVSAPEGNSGATFRPQLLNLGIAYARAFSNSIHVGFQLNLINHSIADASSTGAAFDMGIQYVTGPDDNIHFGISLRNVGTPMRFAGDGLATKLESPQGYTFTVNQRAERYELPSALNIGAGYDIIMGESHRITVMGNFTSNSFSRDHIGGGLEYAFKELFMIRGGYRYEDGISKTLDFEQRATAFTGLSAGVSAEVPFKKGGESGLGVDYSYRTTNPFNGTHTIGVRIEL; from the coding sequence ATGAAAAAAGTCCTTACCTTATTTATAATATTTGCGCTCTGTTTTATTACTCAATCCCATATTTTTGCCGGAAACAAAGACCGGGCAGGTCAGGCAGGTGCGACTGAACTGTTGATTAATCCATGGGCACAAAGTACAGGTCTCCACGGCATGAACAGCTCTTTGGTAAAAGGAGCAGAAGCAATGCGCAATAATGTTGCCGGATTGTCATTTATCAATAAAACACAACTCGTATTTGCTAATACCATGTGGTTACAAGGTAGCGGTGTAAATATCAATGCGATTGGATTTGCACAACGCATCGGAGAAAGCAATGTATTGGGTGTCAATGTTTTTTCAATGGGTTTTGGAGAAATACCGGTTACTTTGGTTTCAGCTCCTGAAGGCAACTCAGGTGCAACTTTCCGTCCCCAGTTATTAAATCTCGGAATCGCGTATGCGCGTGCTTTTTCAAACAGTATTCACGTAGGGTTTCAATTAAATTTAATCAACCATTCTATTGCCGATGCTTCTTCGACCGGCGCAGCTTTTGATATGGGAATTCAATATGTAACCGGACCTGATGATAATATACATTTTGGAATCTCATTGAGAAATGTCGGTACTCCGATGCGCTTCGCAGGAGATGGCTTAGCAACTAAATTAGAATCGCCACAAGGATATACCTTTACAGTTAATCAACGAGCAGAAAGATACGAGTTGCCCTCTGCTTTAAACATAGGTGCGGGATATGATATTATTATGGGTGAATCACATCGTATCACCGTAATGGGCAATTTTACCTCTAATTCTTTTTCGCGCGATCATATAGGTGGTGGGCTTGAGTATGCGTTTAAAGAATTATTCATGATCAGAGGCGGCTATAGATATGAAGACGGGATCTCAAAAACATTGGATTTTGAACAGCGTGCTACAGCATTTACCGGATTAAGTGCCGGAGTTAGTGCAGAAGTTCCGTTTAAAAAAGGCGGTGAATCGGGTTTAGGAGTTGACTACTCATATCGTACAACCAATCCTTTCAATGGAACTCATACTATAGGCGTTCGTATTGAACTGTAA